In Pseudomonas nunensis, a single window of DNA contains:
- the betI gene encoding transcriptional regulator BetI, whose protein sequence is MPKVGMQPIRRQQLIEATLQAVDQVGMGDASIALIARLAGVSNGIISHYFQDKNGLIAATMRYLMSVLSESVTARRQALADDSPRAHLQVIIEGNFDASQVNGPAMKTWLAFWATSMHQPSLHRLQRINDHRLYSNLCCQFRRVLPLVEARSAARGLAALIDGLWLRGALSGDAFDTGQAQQIAYEYMDFQLAKQVS, encoded by the coding sequence ATGCCCAAGGTCGGTATGCAACCCATCCGCCGCCAGCAATTGATCGAAGCCACATTGCAGGCTGTCGATCAGGTCGGAATGGGGGACGCCAGCATTGCGCTGATCGCCCGTTTGGCCGGTGTCTCGAATGGCATCATCAGTCACTATTTTCAGGACAAGAATGGCCTGATCGCCGCCACGATGCGGTATCTGATGAGCGTCCTCAGCGAGAGCGTCACCGCGCGCCGCCAGGCGCTGGCAGATGACAGCCCACGGGCTCATTTGCAGGTGATTATCGAAGGCAACTTCGACGCCAGCCAGGTCAATGGCCCGGCAATGAAAACCTGGCTGGCCTTCTGGGCCACCAGCATGCACCAGCCGTCTTTGCACAGGTTGCAGCGGATCAACGATCACCGTCTGTATTCCAACCTGTGCTGCCAGTTCCGCCGTGTGTTGCCGCTCGTTGAAGCGCGCAGCGCCGCTCGAGGCCTGGCAGCCCTCATTGATGGCTTGTGGTTGCGCGGCGCGCTGTCGGGAGATGCTTTCGACACCGGGCAGGCGCAACAGATCGCTTACGAATACATGGATTTCCAATTGGCCAAGCAGGTGAGCTAG